The nucleotide window GACAAGCGTGCCTCCTCTCTGTTTGGATGCGCTACTTCGCTTTATCCAGTACATTGCAGAGAGACTTGACCAGACCCCTGAAACAGAGGGCTATCCCGACCCGGAAGTACTCAGAGAAAAGAGGCGAAGGAAaaagctcatcatcaagggcGCAAACAAGTTCAATGAAAATCCAAAGGGCGGCTTGGCATATCTACAGGAAAAGGGGATCATTGCCGATGCTAAAGACCCAGTCTGTGTGGCCAAGTTCTTGTCGGGTACGACAAGagtcaacaagaagcagCTTGGCGAGTTCCTCACCAAGAGAGGCAACGAGGCTATTCTAGATGCGTTTATGGATCAGTTTGACTTCTCTGGAAAGAGAGCAGACGAGGCGCTGCGCATGATGCTGGGAACTTTCCGCCTGCCTGGCGAAGCGCCTCTGATTGAGAGGGTGGTTGTTTCATTCTCGGAGAAGTACTTCAAGTCGGAGCCTGAGGGCATCGCAGACCAGGACTCGGTCTATGTCCTCTCCTACGCGATTATCATGCTGAATACGGACCAGCATAATCCAACCATCAAGAAAGAAGCTCGCATGAACGAGGCGGCCTTTGCGAGGAACTTGCGGGGTGTCAATGGCGGGAAGGATTTCCCTCCGGAGTACATCCATGACATCTTCCACGCCATCAGCACGAACGAGATCATCCTGCCTTCTGAGCATGACAACAAGCATGCGTTTGACTATGCCTGGAAGGAGCTGCTTCTCAAGTCTGACTCGGCCGGGCCGCTGGTGTTGTGCGATACGAACATTTATGATGCCGACATGTTTGCCACGACGTGGAACGCGATTGTGTCgtgtttgttttttgttttcatgTCGGCGACCGATGATACGGTTTATGCGAGGGTGATTACCGGGTTCGATGAGTGCGCAAGGATCGCGACCAAGTACGGGAATAGCGAGGCGCTGGATGAGATTGTGTATCGGTTGGGCTATATCTCGACTCTGAGCAGTGAGGGAGGGTCGAATACGACGCTTAATACCGAGGTGCAGGTTGGGGATAATAGTGTTATGGTGAGTGAGCTGGCGGTCAAGTTTGGGAGGGATGTGAGGCCACAGTTGGCgacgttggtgttgtttaGGGTTGTTACTGGGAGTGAGCCGGTGATCAAGAAGAGTTGGAAGCATGTGAGTTGCCCCCTGAGCATCCTAGGCCATATATGGGTTTGGTACTAATATCGTTTTTAGATCATTCGGATATGGCTCAACTTGTTTGTCAACTCGCTTATACCGCCGTTCTTCTCGACAGAAGCAGATAAGCTCTCGCTGCCGCCTATTCCTCTGCAGCCGCCATCTCAGGTCATTGATCGGGGTGCCAAGCAGAACGAGACAGGCTTCTTTTCGGCATTCACCTCGTATATCTCAAGCTATGCGGCCGATGACCCGCCTGAACCTTCAGATGAGGAATTGGAGAGCACGCTCTGCACTGTCGACTGCGTCAACCAGTGTCACATGGGGGATGTGTTTGCCAATGTCTCGAGCCTACCAAGTCACAACCTTGAAGCACTGGTAGATTCTTTGCTTGCACAAATTCCAGAAGACAATGGGTCGACCGTCATCACTGTCAAGGCCGAGAATATCCCACCGTCTGGAACTAACGGACAGAAACCTCGTCAGACCACCGCCGTCTACGACCCGGGGTTGGTATACATCTTGGAGTTCTGCACAGTCCTCGCCCTTCGTGATGAGACCACCATCGAGGTTCTCGGGAAGCGGGTCGTGGAAGCTATCCAGGAAATCCTGAGAGATGTTCCTCGGTACCACCCTGTCCTCATCGAGAGAGCCACCTTCtacctcttcaacctcctccaagcaAGCTACGACTTTGACTACGTCCGCgttcccatcctccttcacACCGTCTCCAGCTTCCCCAAAGACACCCTCATAAAGACGTCTGGTCTCGTCCTCCGCGGCCTAAAGCTCTGCATCGAAAAGCCATGCCCTCTCCGAAACGAGATGATGACCTCACCCGACTTTTGGGTCATCCTCCAGACCCTCGCCACCAACCCAGACTCAGCAGAGGCCGTCTTTGAGATTCTGGAGAAGGGTGTTATCCACAGCAACCCCTCGGCAATCATGGCGGACAACTACGAGGCGTCTCTCTCGTTGCTCAACGAATATGCCAGCATGGCGAGCGTCGGCGCGGTAGCAGAGCAGCAAAACGACCGCAAGGTCAAGGGCCGCAAATTCATTGCCAAGAAGCTTGAGAAACCAAGTGACAACAAGGTTGTCGAAAGGG belongs to Podospora bellae-mahoneyi strain CBS 112042 chromosome 6, whole genome shotgun sequence and includes:
- the GEA2 gene encoding GDP/GTP exchange factor for ARF (COG:U; EggNog:ENOG503NU9D), encoding METGGEGTGSEEAVGVLEKGEEGEVSVEGGDGVVEGEGDETTEKTTLLETSAVDEPRLSSSSEKASSTEETAAAGEQGRPSTSSNTEISSESFDLRPYSLPSVRELFRVLVSFLDPHDRRHPDQMRVMALRIIHVALEVAGPSIARHPALAAIAEDQLCCYLFQLVRSDNMAVLQEALIVASTLLSTCRHVLKLQQELYLSYLVACLHPAVEIPREPGIDPSLYSGIPQSPKLVKPPPSQQGSGRSTPVPVKDRQKLGLEGGARKPDARQAMVENIGVLARMPTFMVDLFVNYDCDEDRADLCEDMIGLLSRNALPDSATWSTTSVPPLCLDALLRFIQYIAERLDQTPETEGYPDPEVLREKRRRKKLIIKGANKFNENPKGGLAYLQEKGIIADAKDPVCVAKFLSGTTRVNKKQLGEFLTKRGNEAILDAFMDQFDFSGKRADEALRMMLGTFRLPGEAPLIERVVVSFSEKYFKSEPEGIADQDSVYVLSYAIIMLNTDQHNPTIKKEARMNEAAFARNLRGVNGGKDFPPEYIHDIFHAISTNEIILPSEHDNKHAFDYAWKELLLKSDSAGPLVLCDTNIYDADMFATTWNAIVSCLFFVFMSATDDTVYARVITGFDECARIATKYGNSEALDEIVYRLGYISTLSSEGGSNTTLNTEVQVGDNSVMVSELAVKFGRDVRPQLATLVLFRVVTGSEPVIKKSWKHIIRIWLNLFVNSLIPPFFSTEADKLSLPPIPLQPPSQVIDRGAKQNETGFFSAFTSYISSYAADDPPEPSDEELESTLCTVDCVNQCHMGDVFANVSSLPSHNLEALVDSLLAQIPEDNGSTVITVKAENIPPSGTNGQKPRQTTAVYDPGLVYILEFCTVLALRDETTIEVLGKRVVEAIQEILRDVPRYHPVLIERATFYLFNLLQASYDFDYVRVPILLHTVSSFPKDTLIKTSGLVLRGLKLCIEKPCPLRNEMMTSPDFWVILQTLATNPDSAEAVFEILEKGVIHSNPSAIMADNYEASLSLLNEYASMASVGAVAEQQNDRKVKGRKFIAKKLEKPSDNKVVERGVRALEGIYKLTSRIPGLMSQSHLESREAWSAYWLPVFQALTTQCTNPCREIRHLAFSSLQRTLLSPDLTSQEEHDEWTAIFGEVLFPLILRLLKPEVFSSDRDGMSETRVQVASLLSKVFLQYLVMLSEWEGLLGLWVRIIEIMDRLMNSGQGDSLEEAVPENLKNVLLIMASNGYLVPPSKNPEREELWNETWKRIDRFLPGLRADLALDVPEEVVPAAMGEQQAVQPQGEEGKVEGAAACF